In the genome of Neofelis nebulosa isolate mNeoNeb1 chromosome 6, mNeoNeb1.pri, whole genome shotgun sequence, one region contains:
- the KCNK17 gene encoding potassium channel subfamily K member 17, with protein MAPGPGLPASLALCRPRAPAAPDDRAPHCAVPGTVLLLLAYLAYLALGTGVFWVLESPAARDSSARFQREKWALLQNFTCLDGPALDSLIRGIVQAYQSGDIVLGNTTSMGRWELVGSFFFSVSTVTTIGYGNLSPHTMAARLFCIFFALVGIPLNLVVLNRLGHLMQQGVHHCARSLGGAWQDPAKARWLAGSGALLSGLLLFLLLPPLLFCHMEGWSYVESFYFAFITLSTVGFGDYVIGMDPSRRYPLWYKNTVSLWILFGMAWLALIIKLILSLLETPGRSYSCYHHSSKENFKPQSWRQSPDGEAEPRLPQSGCCPEGPVRIMQHPEPSTQVSCCGKGN; from the exons ATGGCTCCAGGcccaggcctccctgcctctctggctctgtgcagacccCGAGCCCCGGCGGCGCCCGACGACAGGGCTCCACACTGCGCCGTGCCGGGCACCGTGCTCCTGCTGCTCGCCTACCTGGCTTACCTGGCGCTGGGCACCGGCGTGTTCTGGGTGCTGGAGAGCCCCGCGGCGCGTGACTCCAGCGCGAGGTTCCAGCGCGAGAAATGGGCGCTGCTGCAGAACTTCACGTGTTTGGATGGCCCGGCGCTGGACTCGTTGATCCGG GGCATCGTCCAAGCGTACCAAAGTGGGGACATCGTCCTTGGCAACACCACCAGCATGGGGCGCTGGGAGCTCGTGggctccttcttcttttctgtgtCCACGGTCACCACGATTG GCTACGGCAACCTGAGCCCCCATACGATGGCCGCCCGCCTCTTCTGCATCTTCTTTGCTCTTGTGGGGATCCCGCTCAACCTCgtggtgctcaaccgactggggcATCTCATGCAGCAGGGAGTGCATCACTGTGCCCGCagcctggggggcgcctggcag GACCCGGCCAAGGCTCGGTGGCTGGCGGGCTCCGGTGCCCTCCTCTCGGGCCTCCTGCTCTTCCTGCTGCTGCCCCCACTGCTCTTCTGCCACATGGAGGGCTGGAGCTATGTAGAGAGCTTCTACTTCGCCTTCATCACCCTCAGCACCGTGGGCTTCGGCGACTACGTGATCG GGATGGACCCCTCCCGGAGGTACCCGCTGTGGTACAAGAATACAGTGTCCCTATGGATCCTCTTTGGGATGGCGTGGCTGGCCTTGATCATCAAACTCATCCTCTCCCTGCTGGAGACCCCAGGGAGATCATATTCCTGCTACCACCACAGCTCCAAAGAGAACTTCAAGCCCCAAAGCTGGAGGCAGAGCCCCGATGGGGAGGCAGAACCCCGTTTGCCACAGTCAGGCTGCTGTCCAGAGGGGCCTGTGAGAATCATGCAGCATCCAGAACCCTCTACTCAGGTCTCATGTTGTGGAAAGGGCAACTAG